In one Palaemon carinicauda isolate YSFRI2023 chromosome 25, ASM3689809v2, whole genome shotgun sequence genomic region, the following are encoded:
- the LOC137619061 gene encoding uncharacterized protein, with translation MDLLFRTGIGPTTPGQSVIPTLRGQRPDASSPVLSIKGPPHSFPRPPHSLPGPPHSFPGPPHSFPGPPHSFPRPPHSLPGPPRFLPGPPHSLSSPPPFLPSPPHFLPTFLTHSQTLLTPSQTLLTPSQAILTPSQVHLIPSQAIFTLSQALLTPSQALLTPSQPSSLLLRPSSLPLRPSSLPLRPSSLPPKPSPLAYQALLTPSQPSSLPLRPSSLPLRPSSCPLRPSSLPPRPSPLDPYHLHSLSDPPHSLSDPPYSLPSPPHSIPTIFTPSPTLLTPSQAILTPSQAILTPTQDLLTPSQPSSLPLRPSSLTPNHPHSLPSHPHSLLDPPHSLPNPPYSLPTILTPSQTLLTPSDPPHSLSGPPNSLASPPHSLPIPPHSLPSPPHSLPSPPHTLHCFIFPDEAFLPVINVPAGQSAELEYKSLSSSTLSCRSLQPHQLRKEVVLAIA, from the exons ATGGATCTTCTCTTCCGTACAGGAATCGGCCCTACGACACCAGGACAAAG cgttatccCTACTTTAAGAGGTCAGaggcctgatgcgtcctctccagtgctttctatcaaag gccctcctcactccttcccaaggcctcctcactccctcccaggccctcctcattCCTTCCCAGGCCCTCCTCATTCCTTCCCAGGCCCTCCTCATTCCTTCCCAaggcctcctcactccctcccaggccctcctcgctttctcccaggccctcctcactccctctcaagccctcctcccttcctcccaagccctcctcacttcctcccaacCTTCCTCACTCACTCtcagaccctcctcactccctctcagaccctcctcactccctcccaagccatcctAACTCCCTCCCAGGTCCACCTCATTCCCTCCCAAGCCATCTTCACTctctcccaggccctcctcacaccctcccaagccctcctcactccctcccaaccatccTCACTCCTCCtcagaccctcctcactccctctcagaccttcctcactccctctcagaccttcctcactccctcccaagccatccCCACTAGCctaccaagccctcctcactccctcccaaccatcctcactccctctcagaccctcctcactccctctcagacCCTCCTCATGTCCTCTCAGACCCTCCTCACTCCCACCCAGGCCCTCCCCACTCGATCCCTACCATCTTCACTCCCTCTccgaccctcctcactccctctccgaccctccttactccctcccaagccctcctcactcgaTCCCTACCATCTTCACTCCCTCTccgaccctcctcactccctcccaagccatcctcactccctcccaagccatcctcactcccaCCCAGgatctcctcactccctcccaaccatcctcactccctctcagacCCTCCTCACTCACTCCAAACCATCCTCACTCCCTTCCAAGCCATCCGCACTCCCTCTtagaccctcctcactccctcccaaacCCTCCCTACTCCCTCccaaccatcctcactccctctcagaccctcctcactccctcagaCCCTCCCCATTCCCTCTCAGGCCCTCCTAACTCCCtcgcaagccctcctcactccctcccaatccctcctcactccctcccaagccctcctcactccctcccaagtcctcctcacaCCCTCCATTGTTTCATTTTTCCTGACGAGGCTTTTTTG